AATTTCCACAAATCGAAAAAGAAGGTCTAGCCATAATTTTtggtgttcaaaaatattacgatTATTTATACGGTAGAAAATTTACATTAGTTACTGATCACAAACCGTTAATCcacatatttgaaaaaaaaaaaggaataccaATTTATGCGGCAAATCGCTTACAACGTTGGGCATACGTTCTTTCTTCATTCGATTttgaaattaagtatattaaatcagAAGGAAATACTGCTGACTTTTTATCACGCATTAAAACAAACcaatgcaacaataatattaatgaatatgatGACGCTCACATCAATTTTATTCACGAACAGTCACCATTTCCGCTAGATtggcacaaaattaaaattgaaacgaaAAGAGATCCAATTACCTCTAGAGTATTACACGCTACAAAAACAGGTTCATGGAGTAATGACTTTTCAATAAATTCCGAATTAAACTCGTATAATACACGCAAAATAGAAATTACTGCTGAACAAGATTGTTTATTTTGGGGCTATAGAGTAATCATACCAACCAAATTCCGTAAGTCAATTCTAACTGAACTGCATTCTTGTCATATTGGCATGTCGAGTATGAAAAGCATTGCGCGTTCGTATTTCTGGTGGCCTAGTATAGATAAAGAAATTGAGGATATGGCCCGAAACTGCAATGAATGCATAAATGCGAGACCTAATCCTCCTAAGTCAGTACTAACTCCGTGGAAATGGCCACAAAGACAATGGACGAGAGTGCATTGCGATTTCTTAGGTccgtacaaaaacaaaacatttctaATTATTGTCGATGCAACCACAAAGTGGCTAGAAGTTTTTCAA
This portion of the Acyrthosiphon pisum isolate AL4f chromosome A1, pea_aphid_22Mar2018_4r6ur, whole genome shotgun sequence genome encodes:
- the LOC103310933 gene encoding uncharacterized protein K02A2.6-like, with the translated sequence MNAGPIQDRLLEEDASKISITYSQLMEISAAKESTINNKTGWIKEEADFKYQKQSQQAKSAKQSITEKSKCGTCGRSNHTQKECRYKDYSCNICNIKGHLAPMCKSKNNKPNPVLAHYDQKLPIKLTVDSSSYALGAIISHTYPDHSERPIAYASRVLSNSECKFPQIEKEGLAIIFGVQKYYDYLYGRKFTLVTDHKPLIHIFEKKKGIPIYAANRLQRWAYVLSSFDFEIKYIKSEGNTADFLSRIKTNQCNNNINEYDDAHINFIHEQSPFPLDWHKIKIETKRDPITSRVLHATKTGSWSNDFSINSELNSYNTRKIEITAEQDCLFWGYRVIIPTKFRKSILTELHSCHIGMSSMKSIARSYFWWPSIDKEIEDMARNCNECINARPNPPKSVLTPWKWPQRQWTRVHCDFLGPYKNKTFLIIVDATTKWLEVFQVNSMTAQTVITKLSELIARFGIPRTITTDNAKCFNGDEFQSYCKTLGIRHLTGAPFHPASNGFAESGKYCTLNHK